A section of the Entelurus aequoreus isolate RoL-2023_Sb linkage group LG21, RoL_Eaeq_v1.1, whole genome shotgun sequence genome encodes:
- the rfx3 gene encoding transcription factor RFX3 isoform X1 — MQTPEAGADSTSTVPIQTSVPVQPAGSTQQLPVQQQTQTVQQVQHVYPAQVQYVEENGSVYTNGNIRTYSYSEPQLYSQNSGGSYFDTQGSSSQVSTVVTSHGMASNGGGGSGGMSMGLTGGQVISGGSGAYLMDNAGAHPATQTARASPATIEMAIETLQKSEGLSSQRSSLLNSHLQWLLDNYETAEGVSLPRSTLYNHYLRHCQEQKLDPVNAASFGKLIRSIFMGLRTRRLGTRGNSKYHYYGIRVKPDSPLNRLQEDMQYMALRQQPVQQKQRFKPVQKFDTSPAENYSGGGLNQPGAAEQTIIAQSQHHQQFLDASRALPDFVELDLGQSNAENISPEDVKALQSLYREHCEAILDVVVNLQFSLIEKLWQTFWRYTPPDSVEGTTVTENSSISEIEARLPQSQLLALCRNEVVLKWMSTCDHLMYQALVEILIPDVLRPIPSALTQAIRNFAKSLESWLNNAMNAIPQRMIQSKVAAVSAFAQTLRRYTSLNHLAQAARAVLQNTSQINQMLSDLNRVDFANVQEQASWVCQCEEGMVQHLEQDFKATLQQQSSLEQWAAWLDNVVTQVLKPYEQRPSFPKAARQFLLKWSFYSSMVIRDLTLRSAASFGSFHLIRLLYDEYMFYLVEHRVAQATGETPIGVMGEFDSLNNLTLSNMDKDETSGLDSDLDDESEESGEPLAKREKSEHEVIQVIQVGGLDDGSHPVVGVVQPGVLHSLPLPPQDHSEHILTPSAGTPTIRHCSATGNTYASV; from the exons ATGCAGACCCCTGAAGCAGGCGCTGACTCCACCTCCACCGTCCCTATCCAGACCAGCGTGCCTGTCCAGCCTGCGGGCTCCACCCAGCAGCTGCCTGTACAGCAACAG ACACAGACTGTTCAACAGGTCCAGCATGTTTACCCAGCACAGGTGCAGTACGTGGAGGAAAATGGCAGCGTCTACACCAATGGCAACAT ACGAACCTACTCGTACTCGGAGCCACAGCTGTACAGCCAGAACAGTGGGGGAAGCTACTTTGACACGCAAGGGAGCTCGTCTCAAGTGTCCACGGTGGTCACCTCCCACGGCATGGCCAGCAACGGCGGAGGGGGCAGCGGAGGCATGAGCATGGGTCTGACCGGGGGTCAGGTTATCAGCGGCGGCTCCGGGGCCTACCTCATGGACAACGCCGGAGCCCACCCTGCCACCCAGACCGCACGGGCGTCCCCGGCTACT ATTGAAATGGCGATTGAGACGCTCCAAAAATCTGAGGGTTTATCCAGTCAGAGAAGCTCACTACTCAACAGCCAT CTGCAGTGGCTGCTGGACAACTACGAAACAGCAGAGGGTGTGAGTCTACCGCGATCCACCCTCTACAATCACTATCTGCGCCACTGCCAGGAGCAAAAACTGGACCCGGTGAACGCAGCCTCCTTTGGCAAACTCATCCGCTCCATCTTCATGGGACTCCGTACAAGACGCCTCGGGACAAG GGGGAACTCCAAATATCACTACTACGGAATACGTGTCAAGCCTGATTCGCCGCTCAACAGACTCCAGGAGGACATGCAGTATATGGCCCTCAGACAGCAGCCAGTCCAGCAGAAACAGAG ATTCAAGCCAGTGCAGAAGTTTGACACCAGTCCGGCAGAGAACTACTCAGGTGGGGGTCTTAACCAGCCGGGTGCAGCTGAGCAGACGATTATCGCACAGAGTCAGCACCACCAGCAGTTCTTAG ATGCATCGCGGGCTCTGCCTGATTTTGTGGAGCTGGACTTGGGGCAGAGTAACGCAGAGAACATCAGCCCGGAGGACGTGAAAGCTCTCCAGTCACTTTACAGGGAGCACTGTGAG GCCATCCTGGACGTGGTGGTCAACCTCCAGTTTAGTCTCATCGAGAAGCTCTGGCAAACATTCTGGCGTTACACTCCGCCCGACTCTGTAGAGGGCACCACTGTAACAGAAAACAG CAGCATAAGCGAGATCGAAGCCCGACTCCCACAGTCGCAGCTGCTGGCGCTGTGCCGGAACGAGGTGGTGCTCAAGTGGATGAGCACCTGCGACCATCTTATGTACCAGGCCCTTGTGGAGATCCTCATCCCGGATGTCCTGAGACCCATTCCCA GTGCCTTGACTCAAGCCATTCGCAATTTTGCCAAAAGCCTGGAAAGTTGGCTCAATAATGCCATGAACGCAATCCCACAAAGGATGATCCAGTCCAAG GTTGCTGCTGTTAGTGCCTTTGCGCAAACACTCCGCAGATACACGTCTCTGAACCACCTGGCTCAGGCGGCCCGTGCAGTGTTGCAGAACACGTCGCAGATCAACCAGATGCTGAGCGACCTCAACCGCGTCGACTTCGCCAACGTGCAG GAGCAGGCGTCGTGGGTGTGCCAGTGCGAGGAAGGCATGGTTCAGCACTTGGAGCAGGACTTCAAGGCCACGCTACAGCAGCAAAGCTCTCTGGAGCAGTGGGCAGCCTGGCTGGATAACGTGGTCACTCAGGTGCTGAAGCCTTACGAGCAGCGGCCCAGCTTCCCAAAGGCGGCACGGCAGTTCCTACTCAAGTGGTCCTTTTACAG CTCTATGGTGATCCGGGACCTGACCCTGCGCAGCGCTGCCAGCTTCGGTTCTTTTCACCTGATCCGCCTGCTCTACGACGAGTACATGTTCTACCTGGTGGAGCACCGCGTGGCCCAAGCGACCGGAGAGACGCCCATTGGTGTCATGGGCGAG TTCGacagcctcaacaacctgacGCTCTCCAACATGGATAAAG ATGAAACAAGCGGACTGGATAGCGATTTGGACGACGAGTCGGAAGAGTCAGGGGAGCCTCTTGCCAAACGCGAGAAGTCTGAACACGAGGTGATCCAAGTCATTCAGGTCGGCGGCCTCGACGACGGATCGCACCCCGTGGTGGGCGTGGTCCAGCCGGGCGTCCTCCACTCGCTGCCACTGCCCCCCCAAGACCACAGCGAGCACATCCTAACCCCCTCGGCCGGTACCCCGACCATACGCCACTGCAGCGCCACGGGCAACACCTACGCCTCGGTTTGA
- the rfx3 gene encoding transcription factor RFX3 isoform X2, with product MQTPEAGADSTSTVPIQTSVPVQPAGSTQQLPVQQQTQTVQQVQHVYPAQVQYVEENGSVYTNGNIRTYSYSEPQLYSQNSGGSYFDTQGSSSQVSTVVTSHGMASNGGGGSGGMSMGLTGGQVISGGSGAYLMDNAGAHPATQTARASPATIEMAIETLQKSEGLSSQRSSLLNSHLQWLLDNYETAEGVSLPRSTLYNHYLRHCQEQKLDPVNAASFGKLIRSIFMGLRTRRLGTRGNSKYHYYGIRVKPDSPLNRLQEDMQYMALRQQPVQQKQRFKPVQKFDTSPAENYSATDLTVVMATDASRALPDFVELDLGQSNAENISPEDVKALQSLYREHCEAILDVVVNLQFSLIEKLWQTFWRYTPPDSVEGTTVTENSSISEIEARLPQSQLLALCRNEVVLKWMSTCDHLMYQALVEILIPDVLRPIPSALTQAIRNFAKSLESWLNNAMNAIPQRMIQSKVAAVSAFAQTLRRYTSLNHLAQAARAVLQNTSQINQMLSDLNRVDFANVQEQASWVCQCEEGMVQHLEQDFKATLQQQSSLEQWAAWLDNVVTQVLKPYEQRPSFPKAARQFLLKWSFYSSMVIRDLTLRSAASFGSFHLIRLLYDEYMFYLVEHRVAQATGETPIGVMGEFDSLNNLTLSNMDKDETSGLDSDLDDESEESGEPLAKREKSEHEVIQVIQVGGLDDGSHPVVGVVQPGVLHSLPLPPQDHSEHILTPSAGTPTIRHCSATGNTYASV from the exons ATGCAGACCCCTGAAGCAGGCGCTGACTCCACCTCCACCGTCCCTATCCAGACCAGCGTGCCTGTCCAGCCTGCGGGCTCCACCCAGCAGCTGCCTGTACAGCAACAG ACACAGACTGTTCAACAGGTCCAGCATGTTTACCCAGCACAGGTGCAGTACGTGGAGGAAAATGGCAGCGTCTACACCAATGGCAACAT ACGAACCTACTCGTACTCGGAGCCACAGCTGTACAGCCAGAACAGTGGGGGAAGCTACTTTGACACGCAAGGGAGCTCGTCTCAAGTGTCCACGGTGGTCACCTCCCACGGCATGGCCAGCAACGGCGGAGGGGGCAGCGGAGGCATGAGCATGGGTCTGACCGGGGGTCAGGTTATCAGCGGCGGCTCCGGGGCCTACCTCATGGACAACGCCGGAGCCCACCCTGCCACCCAGACCGCACGGGCGTCCCCGGCTACT ATTGAAATGGCGATTGAGACGCTCCAAAAATCTGAGGGTTTATCCAGTCAGAGAAGCTCACTACTCAACAGCCAT CTGCAGTGGCTGCTGGACAACTACGAAACAGCAGAGGGTGTGAGTCTACCGCGATCCACCCTCTACAATCACTATCTGCGCCACTGCCAGGAGCAAAAACTGGACCCGGTGAACGCAGCCTCCTTTGGCAAACTCATCCGCTCCATCTTCATGGGACTCCGTACAAGACGCCTCGGGACAAG GGGGAACTCCAAATATCACTACTACGGAATACGTGTCAAGCCTGATTCGCCGCTCAACAGACTCCAGGAGGACATGCAGTATATGGCCCTCAGACAGCAGCCAGTCCAGCAGAAACAGAG ATTCAAGCCAGTGCAGAAGTTTGACACCAGTCCGGCAGAGAACTACTCAG CAACCGATTTAACTGTCGTCATGGCAACAGATGCATCGCGGGCTCTGCCTGATTTTGTGGAGCTGGACTTGGGGCAGAGTAACGCAGAGAACATCAGCCCGGAGGACGTGAAAGCTCTCCAGTCACTTTACAGGGAGCACTGTGAG GCCATCCTGGACGTGGTGGTCAACCTCCAGTTTAGTCTCATCGAGAAGCTCTGGCAAACATTCTGGCGTTACACTCCGCCCGACTCTGTAGAGGGCACCACTGTAACAGAAAACAG CAGCATAAGCGAGATCGAAGCCCGACTCCCACAGTCGCAGCTGCTGGCGCTGTGCCGGAACGAGGTGGTGCTCAAGTGGATGAGCACCTGCGACCATCTTATGTACCAGGCCCTTGTGGAGATCCTCATCCCGGATGTCCTGAGACCCATTCCCA GTGCCTTGACTCAAGCCATTCGCAATTTTGCCAAAAGCCTGGAAAGTTGGCTCAATAATGCCATGAACGCAATCCCACAAAGGATGATCCAGTCCAAG GTTGCTGCTGTTAGTGCCTTTGCGCAAACACTCCGCAGATACACGTCTCTGAACCACCTGGCTCAGGCGGCCCGTGCAGTGTTGCAGAACACGTCGCAGATCAACCAGATGCTGAGCGACCTCAACCGCGTCGACTTCGCCAACGTGCAG GAGCAGGCGTCGTGGGTGTGCCAGTGCGAGGAAGGCATGGTTCAGCACTTGGAGCAGGACTTCAAGGCCACGCTACAGCAGCAAAGCTCTCTGGAGCAGTGGGCAGCCTGGCTGGATAACGTGGTCACTCAGGTGCTGAAGCCTTACGAGCAGCGGCCCAGCTTCCCAAAGGCGGCACGGCAGTTCCTACTCAAGTGGTCCTTTTACAG CTCTATGGTGATCCGGGACCTGACCCTGCGCAGCGCTGCCAGCTTCGGTTCTTTTCACCTGATCCGCCTGCTCTACGACGAGTACATGTTCTACCTGGTGGAGCACCGCGTGGCCCAAGCGACCGGAGAGACGCCCATTGGTGTCATGGGCGAG TTCGacagcctcaacaacctgacGCTCTCCAACATGGATAAAG ATGAAACAAGCGGACTGGATAGCGATTTGGACGACGAGTCGGAAGAGTCAGGGGAGCCTCTTGCCAAACGCGAGAAGTCTGAACACGAGGTGATCCAAGTCATTCAGGTCGGCGGCCTCGACGACGGATCGCACCCCGTGGTGGGCGTGGTCCAGCCGGGCGTCCTCCACTCGCTGCCACTGCCCCCCCAAGACCACAGCGAGCACATCCTAACCCCCTCGGCCGGTACCCCGACCATACGCCACTGCAGCGCCACGGGCAACACCTACGCCTCGGTTTGA